The window GGCCTTGCCGGTTTCCTTTTCGACGATCGAGGCCAGCGTCACCAATTGCTCCGGCGTCTTGATCGGAAGGTCCGGGCTGCGGCGTTCCCAGATTTCCGCCAGCACACGCTTCTGCGTTTGCTGCATCCGTACAATCACCTGGTCGCGCGTGGTGCCGCGCGGGAATTTGTAGGTCTCCGGCAGCAGCGTGCCCTCGCGCGGGATCTCCTTCACCGAGCCGGCAAAAATGTCGTTGTCGGTAAGCCGGCCGACGATCTGCTCGGAGGTCAGGCCTTCGGGGATCGTCACCGCGTGCTGCACCACCTTGCCTTCGACGATGGTGCCGATGACGTCGCGCAGGCTGGCGTTCTTCTGGAACGAATATTCGCCGGGCTTGAGTTCGGAGCGCGCCTTCAGCGCGAACACGGCGCCGATGAACGCCCAGCGATTATTGTCAATCACGCCCTCGCGCTGCAGGGTATCGGCGATGTCGGTCATTCCCGCGCGCGCCGGAATGTTGACGACCTTGTCCTCCTGCAACGGCCCCGGCGCCTCGATCTTCTGCCTGCCGTAGTAATAAGCGGCGCCGGTCCCGATCATCAACACCAATACGATGGTGATGATGGCGTTGCCGACCACGACGAACGGATTGCGGGCGCGCTCCGACCGCTTTGGCGGCGGCGGCACTTGTTCCGGCTCCAGCGCGGCACGCGGGCTGCGTGGTGAAATGGGCGGCCTCTCACTCATCGATGCAACCTAAATTCCTGTCGGTTCAATCGTGGCCGCGCGCGATTCCCGCGGCTGCCGGTAGTTTACGCCCAAATCTACGATTTATCACCGAATACGGCGAAACGGTGGAGTCTTCTTGATTGGGCCGCGTCAGTTGGCCACGCGCTGCATGATCACGGATGCGTTGGTGCCTCCGAAACCGAAGGAATTCGATAGCGCAACGTTGATCTCGCGTTTGCGCGGGGCTTGCGGCACGAGATCGATCGCCGTTTCCACCGATGGGTGCTCGAGATTGATGGTCGGCGGGGCGATGTTATCGCGAATCGCCAGGATTGAGAAAATCGCCTCGACCGCGCCGGCGGCGCCGAGCAGATGACCGGTCGATGATTTGGTCGACGACATCGATACCCTGGATGCGGCGTTGCCCAATAGCCGCTCCACCGCGCCGAGTTCGATTTCGTCCCCGACCTGCGTCGACGTGCCGTGCGCGTTGATGTAGTCGATATCGGAACAAGAGATCCCGGCGCGCTTCATCGCCGCGCTCATGCTGCGGAATGCGCCATCGCCGTCCGGCGTCGGAGAGGTGATATGATAGGCATCACCCGACAGACCGTAGCCGATCACCTCGGCATAGATTTTCGCGCCGCGATTTTTGGCGTGATAATATTCCTCGAGCACCACGATGCCGGCGCCCTCGCCCATCACAAAACCGTCGCGATCCCGATCGTACGGACGCGAGGCTTTT is drawn from Bradyrhizobium lablabi and contains these coding sequences:
- the mltG gene encoding endolytic transglycosylase MltG, with the protein product MSERPPISPRSPRAALEPEQVPPPPKRSERARNPFVVVGNAIITIVLVLMIGTGAAYYYGRQKIEAPGPLQEDKVVNIPARAGMTDIADTLQREGVIDNNRWAFIGAVFALKARSELKPGEYSFQKNASLRDVIGTIVEGKVVQHAVTIPEGLTSEQIVGRLTDNDIFAGSVKEIPREGTLLPETYKFPRGTTRDQVIVRMQQTQKRVLAEIWERRSPDLPIKTPEQLVTLASIVEKETGKADERSRVAAVFVNRLRQKIKLQSDPTIIYGLVGGKGTLGRPIKRSEIQQPSPYNTYVVDGLPPGPIANPGRASLEAAANPARTRDLFFVADGTGGHAFSDTYDQHQKNVAKLRAMEKQIQNDTVEPADDPPPPAAAGAPADANATSTTTAKPAAPKKPARSPAAARQGAAQSTAAPPVVQQ